In Uranotaenia lowii strain MFRU-FL chromosome 2, ASM2978415v1, whole genome shotgun sequence, one genomic interval encodes:
- the LOC129742597 gene encoding uncharacterized protein LOC129742597 translates to MSPSPGDHPNRTIPEWMDPQNLHGRLYYLTLQGKAKELPKKPFLIGRSIENFAGKIEGAFYEKSRKWYVLKIRNKDQGRKLTTLSTLLDGTPIVIGRHPSLNQRKLVVTCREVDGMDDKLLLEELAPQKIIDVRRITKKTPAGIIGTATLILTINSTIIPEFINFGLLRVRTRIYYSQPLLCRQCLQYGHPKSRCKNQLACKNCSETHESANCRVEPFCGNCKSPGHSPLDRKCPIWTAESAALKLSTDKNVPINEARRIVHTSSNSTSYAHVVKTSQNQQTTQNTTQQQQLQQKEAPNQQTSLNQKRTHTPATPQSFQTDGISLDADSPPRKRTPLPTSLPTTSTGEVFAEDMVKKNTSSRSIVTRSMQQVRPPEIPK, encoded by the coding sequence ATGAGCCCATCACCGGGTGACCATCCAAACCGGACCATTCCGGAATGGATGGATCCCCAAAATTTGCACGGTCGGTTATATTACCTAACGCTTCAAGGTAAAGCTAAAGAACTTCCAAAAAAACCGTTCTTGATTGGACGTTCCATCGAGAACTTTGCGGGTAAAATTGAGGGCGCCTTTTACGAAAAATCTCGGAAGTGGTACGTGCTCAAGATAAGGAACAAGGACCAAGGAAGAAAGCTGACAACATTATCAACTCTACTGGATGGTACACCGATTGTCATAGGTCGTCATCCTAGTTTAAACCAGCGGAAATTAGTGGTCACCTGTCGAGAAGTTGATGGAATGGATGACAAACTTTTGTTGGAAGAACTAGCGCCTCAAAAAATAATCGATGTTCGccgcataacaaaaaaaaccccAGCAGGAATCATAGGTACAGCAACGCTAATTCTTACAATCAACAGCACCATCATTccggaatttataaatttcggtCTCCTTCGAGTTCGCACGCGCATTTACTATTCGCAGCCTCTGTTATGCCGACAATGCTTGCAGTACGGCCACCCTAAAAGCCGTTGCAAGAATCAGTTGGCTTGCAAAAATTGTTCTGAAACTCACGAAAGTGCTAACTGCCGTGTCGAACCCTTTTGTGGAAATTGCAAATCACCAGGTCATTCCCCCTTGGACAGAAAGTGCCCCATTTGGACAGCAGAATCTGCAGCACTCAAACTCAGCACAGATAAAAACGTTCCAATCAACGAAGCCCGAAGAATAGTACACACGAGCAGCAACTCAACCAGCTACGCACATGTAGTAAAAACGAGCCAGAACCAACAGACTACCCAGAACACAACACAACAGCAACAACTCCAACAAAAAGAAGCACCAAACCAACAGACGAGCTTGAACCAGAAAAGAACGCACACTCCAGCAACACCACAATCTTTTCAAACTGATGGCATCAGTTTGGATGCAGATTCCCCGCCTCGGAAACGGACCCCCCTTCCAACCTCTCTTCCAACAACTTCGACAGGAGAAGTTTTCGCTGAagatatggttaaaaaaaatacatcttctCGATCAATCGTGACACGGAGCATGCAGCAGGTGCGACCACCAGAGATACCCAAATAA
- the LOC129743904 gene encoding 2-methoxy-6-polyprenyl-1,4-benzoquinol methylase, mitochondrial — MLQLLRKKHLLSTVVLRSLVNYSQHSQHAKQIPSLPGETHFGFQTVKESEKERMVHKVFEEVASSYDLMNDAMSFGIHRIWKDIFMERLAPLGGGNRLLDMAGGTGDIAFRYLKYLERSGSTYDESNHVTVSDINQNMLDVGKERFKRLNLKSNRTTVDWVCANAEELPFENNSFTAYSIAFGIRNVTHIDKVLSEAYRVLKTGGRFLCLEFSHVPNDYLRWIYDQYSFQVIPPMGQVLASQWQPYQYLIESIRKFPKQEEFKVLIQSAGFKCVEYENLTFGVCAIHSGFKI; from the exons ATGCTACAATTATTGAGGAAAAAGCACTTGCTTAGCACAGTGGTTCTCCGATCGCTTGTAAACTATAGTCAACATTCTCAGCATGCGAAACAAATTCCGTCCCTACCGGGAGAAACACATTTCGGTTTCCAAACAGTGAAAGAAAGCGAAAAAGAACGAATGGTCcataaagtttttgaagaagTGGCCTCATCCTACGATCTGATGAATGATGCAATGTCGTTCGGAATTCACCGCATTTGGAAGGACATATTTATGGAACGATTGGCACCACTCGGAGGTGGAAATCGCCTGCTAGACATGGCCGGTGGAACTGGTGATATAGCTTTTCGCTATTTGAAGTACCTCGAACGATCGGGTTCGACATACGACGAAAGCAATCACGTCACTGTTTCTGACATCAATCAGAACATGCTCGACGTTGGGAAAGAGCGATTCAAACG gcttaatttgaaatcaaatcgcACTACGGTTGACTGGGTTTGTGCCAATGCCGAGGAATTACCTTTCGAAAATAACTCCTTCACGGCGTACTCAATTGCTTTTGGAATCCGCAATGTGACGCATATTGACAAA GTGCTCTCGGAGGCTTACCGAGTCCTGAAAACTGGGGGACGATTTTTGTGCCTGGAATTCAGTCATGTTCCCAATGACTATTTACGCTG gaTCTATGACCAGTACTCATTTCAAGTGATCCCTCCGATGGGTCAAGTTCTAGCTAGTCAATGGCAGCCATATCAATATTTGATAGAAAGTATACGTAAATTCCCCAAGCAGGAAGAATTCAAAGTTCTCATTCAAAGTGCGGGATTCAAATGTGTTGAATATGAAAATCTTACCTTTGGAGTTTGTGCTATTCATTCgggttttaaaatataa